From Vigna unguiculata cultivar IT97K-499-35 chromosome 5, ASM411807v1, whole genome shotgun sequence, the proteins below share one genomic window:
- the LOC114186105 gene encoding uncharacterized protein LOC114186105: protein MRKHLRENSDMERKEKEKKKAKQPSVIDRIEIQELECLSQDLEYISKQLGYELKDFSEKLERVSKGLEYESKVLEDFSKRSKYNVRINQLDVEAELAKADREQDKISHMNRVLMNIKSFIPKMTKILEDKDAGKRIEERQDVSSFKIKEEREEIKEGKDVSNFKIKEET from the exons ATGAGGAAGCATTTGA GAGAGAATTCCGATatggagagaaaagaaaaagaaaagaagaaagccAAACAGCCTTCAGTGATTGATAGAATTGAAATCCAGGAGTTGGAATGCCTCTCTCAGGACTTGGAATACATCTCTAAGCAATTGGGATACGAATTGAAAGACTTCTCCGAGAAATTGGAACGAGTCTCTAAGGGATTGGAATACGAATCTAAGGTATTGGAAGACTTCTCTAAGAGATCGAAATACAATGTCAGAATAAATCAACTTGATGTTGAAGCAGAGCTTGCGAAAGCAGATAGAGAACAGGACAAGATCTCTCACATGAACAGAGTATTGATgaatataaaatcatttataccaAAAATGACAAAG ATCCTTGAGGATAAGGACGCTGGTAAGAGGATAGAAGAACGTCAAGATGTCTCCAGTTTCAAGATAAAAGAGGAGAGGGAGGAAATAAAAGAAGGTAAAGATGTCTCAAATTTCAAGATAAAAGAGGAGACATAG